The sequence below is a genomic window from Lysobacter stagni.
ACGGCGCCGTTCTCGTCGTGCAGCGTTTCGGCCGCGGCGAAGCCCGGGTAGATCTCCACGCCCAGTGCCTCGGCCTGCGGTGCGAGCCACGCGCACATCGCGCCGAGGCTGACGATGAAGTTGCCGTGGTTGTGCATGCCCGGCGGCACCATCAGCTTCGTTCCGCCCTCCCTGGAGAGCATCCAGAACTCGTCCTTCTGCACCGGCACGCAGATCGGCGGCGGATTGTCGCGCCAGCCCGGCAGCAGCGCATCGAGCGGCGCCGGTTCGATCACCGCGCCCGACAGGATGTGCGCACCGATGGTGGACGCCTTCTCGATCACGCAGACCGAGATGTCCGGGTTGAGCTGCTTCAGGCGGATCGCGAACGACAGGCCGGCCGGACCGGCGCCGACGGTGACGACGTCGTACTCCATCACGTCGCGTTCGACGGCAGGGGTTTCGGCGTTGTGATCGGGCTGGCTCATGCTGGCTTCCGCGGCGGGCTGATGTCTTCGCTGCAGATTGTCGCGGGTTTGGCTCGCGAGCGCCAAATACGCCGTGCTAGCGTGGCGTATGGTTCTCTCGCCCGTGCCGCTGCCCGATGCCGAACTGCGCTTCGATCCGCACTGGCTGGGCCCGGTCGAGGCCGACGCGCTGCTGGAGGGCCTCCAGGCGCAGGTGCCCTGGAGCGTCCATCGGATCCGCATCTTCGGTCGGGACGTGGATTCGCCGCGGCTGAGCTGCTGGATTGGCGATCCGCAGGCGCATTACCGCTATTCCGGCGCCGATTTCGCGCCGCATCCGTGGCCGGCGCCATTACAGCCGATCCGCGAGCGCCTGCAGGAAACGCTCGGCGTGCGGTTCAACAGCGTGCTGGCCAACCAGTACCGGGACGGTCGCGATGCGATGGGCTGGCACAGCGATGACGAGCCCGAGCTCGGTCCGGAGCCGGTGATCGCCTCGATCAGCCTGGGCGCGACCCGCCGGTTCGCGCTGAAACACCGCCGTCAGCCGGAGCGCGCGCTGGCGCTGGAACTCCCGCACGGCAGCCTGCTGGTGATGTCGGGTGCGACGCAGCGCAACTACCGGCACGCATTGCCGCGCACCACGCGACCCCTCGGGGTGCGCATCAACCTGACGTTCCGCCGGATCCTGTCCCGCTGAGCCGCTCAGCCCTGCGCGGGCGGCCGGTTGCGCCGGTAGGACTCGCCGCTGGTGAGCGTCCAGCCGGCGATGTCGTGGCCGATGTTCTGCAGCGATTGCTCGAACGCATGCGCCACGTCGGGCACCGCCGTCGTCGCGGCGGGCTGCGCCTGCACGAACACTCTCGATGCGGCGACCCGCTGGTCGCTCACGTTCAGCAGCTTCGCGCTCACCTCGATCGTGGCCGAGGGTATGGCCGCCTGGGCGTAATCGGCCTCGAAGCGGCGGATGTCGAGCACGAGCCGGAAATCGCCGGCCATGCCGCTGCCCTGGCGCGCCACGCCCGCGATGCGGCCCGAATCCTCCAGCGTGCGCAGCAGCGTGTCCTGCAGCATGTCCGACGGCGTGCGCGCCCATTGCGCGCCACGGTAGACCTGCAGTTCGCCCGGCGTCGGCCGTACGGCGATGCGCAGGCTGTCGACGATGCGCGCCGCGTTCGGGGGCGCCAGCACCAGCTGCCAGTCCACGCGCGGCCAGTTCGCGTCGGCCTGTACGCGGGGATCGGGCGCATAGATGGTGCTGGTGCTCTTGGGCTTGTCGCTGAGGATCGAGCAGCCGGCGAGGACGATGGCCAGCCCGGCAGCCAACAGGTGTCGTGCGCGCATCATTCGGGTTCGAACTCCTTGGGTGCGTCGCGACCGAGCAGGTAGCGCGTGGGGTTGCCGTCCAGGCGGTCGCTGATGCGGCGCAGGTCGCGCACCAGCGAGCGCAGCTCGGTCAGCGTCGGGCCGAGTTGCGCAAGGCCATCGTTGGCGAAGCTGTGGATCGCGGCGCGGTTCTCGGACAGCACGCCGTTGGCATTGTTGGCGGCCGAATCCAGTCGCGTGAGGGTGCTGTCCAGCTTGGCGATCAGGCCGGGCAGCTTGGCGACGAGCTCGCGATCGACGCTTTCCACCGCGCGGTTGGTGGTGTCCAGCGTGGCCGACAGCTGTTCGCTGGACTTGCGCGCGCTGACGATGAGCGTGCGCAGGTCCTCGCGCTGGTCGGCGATCGAACCGGTCATCGCTTCCACGTTGGCCAGCGTGTTGGACACGCGCTTGACGTTCTCGTCGCTGAGCACCTGGTCCAGGCGGGCGACCAGGCGGTTGGCGGTGTCGGCGATGTTCTGCAGCGCCGAGGCCTCGGTCTGGATGACGGGCACTTCACGGTGATCGACGCTGGCCAGCATCGGGCTGCCGGGACTGCCGCCGGTGAGCTGGATGAAGGGGCTGCCGGTGATGCCCTGGATCGACAGCTTGGCGCGCGTGTCGGTCTTCACCGGCGCGTTGGCCTGCAGGCGCAGCAGCGCGATCACGCGGCGCGGGTCGTCCGGTGCCAGGCTCAGGCGCTGCACCGTGCCCACGGAAATGCCGTTGTACTGCACCGAGCTGCCTTCGGTCAGGCCGGTGACGGGTTCGTTGAACAGCACCGCGTACGTGCGCCATTCCTTTTCGGAGGAGTACTTCGCCGCCCACAGCGCGAACAGCAGCAGCAGCAGCGTGACCAGGATGGTGAAGGCGCCGATGAGGACGTAATTGGCCCGGGTTTCCATGATTCAGCTCGCCGACTCGCGGGTATTGCGTGCGGCACGCGCACGCGGACCGTGGAAGTAGTCCTGTACCCACGGATGATCGAAACGCTCGACCTCGGCCAACGGCGCGCAGACGATCACCTTGCGATCGGCCAGCACAGCGACGCGGTCACAGATAGCGTAAAGCGTGTCGAGGTCGTGTGTGATGAGGAAGACGGTCAGGCCCAGTGCTTCCTGCAGGGTGCGGATCAGCCGGTCGAAGGCTGCCGCGCCGATCGGGTCCAGGCCGGCCGTGGGTTCGTCGAGGAACAGCAGGGGCGGGTCGAGCGCCAGTGCGCGCGCCAGTCCGGCACGCTTGCGCATGCCGCCGGAGAGCTGCGAGGGCAGCTTGTTGAGCGCGTCCGCCGGCAGGCCGGCCAGCTTCACCTTCAGCAGTGCCAGTTCGTAACGCAGAGAGTCGGGCAGGTCGCCGTGGTATTCCTTCAGCGGCACCTGCACGTTCTCGCCCACGGTCAGCGAGGAGAACAGCGCGCCGTCCTGGAACAGCACGCCGGTGTTGCGTTCGATCGCGCGACGCTGCAAGGGATCGTCGCTGAGCGCGTCCATGCCCAGCACCTCGATCTCGCCCGCCTCCGGCTTGCGCAGCCCGAGGATGGCGCGCATCAGCACCGACTTGCCGGTGCCGGAACCGCCGACGATGCCGAGGATTTCGCCGGGCCTCACGTCCAGGTCCAGGTCGTCGTGCACGACCTGTTCGCCGAACCGGTTGACCAGGCCGCGCACGCGCACGATGGGCGTGGCTTCGTCGACATCGGGCCGCATGGGCGCGACGGCGTTCAAACGTTCATCTCCATGAACCAGATCGCGAAGAAGGCATCGAGCACGATCACCATCGAGATCGACTGCACCACGCTGGACGTGGTGCGCTCGCCCACCGACTGCGCGGTTCCTTCCACCTGCAGGCCTTCCAGGCACCCGATCAGGCTGATCAGAAGTGCGAACACCGGAGCCTTGGCCAGGCCGACCAGGAAGTGGCGCAGCTCGATCGTCTCGTGCATGCGCGCCAGGTACTGCTGCGGCGGGATGTCCAGGCTGTACGCGCCCACGGTGAGGCCGCCGAGCAGGCCGAAGATCATCGCGACAAAGGTCAGCAGCGGCAACATCACCAGCAGCGCGAGCATGCGCGGGATCACCAGCAGGTCGATCGGATCCATGCCCAGCGTGCGGATGGCGTCGATCTCCTCGCGGCTCTTCATCGCGCCGATCTGCGCGGTGAACGCGCTGGCGGTACGGCCGGCCAGCACGATGGCGGTGAGCAGCACCGCGAACTCGCGCAGGAAGGAAATGCTGACCAGTTCGACCACGAAGATCTGCGCGCCGAAGTCGCGCAGGATGTTGGCGCCCAGGAACGCAACCACCGCGCCGACCAGGAAACACAGCAGCGCGACCAGCGGCACCGCATCCAGGCCGACCTGCTCCATGTGGTGGACGGTGGCGGTGGGGCGGAAGCGCTGCGGTTCCTTGAACATGCGCAGCAGTTTCATCTGCGCCTCGCCGAGGAAGCCGACCAGCGCCAGCGCTTCCTTCCAGTTGTTGTGCACGGCGCGACCCAGGCGCTCCAGTGCGGCGCTGACGCCGTACTCGCGCTTCCTGCGCGGGCGGTCGTCGGCGACGTCCTCGATCGCGCTGACCAGTGCCTGATGCGACGCGTGGAAGGTGAAGGCGTCCAGGTCGATGCCGTGTCGCCGCGCGAAGCGCAGCAGTTGCAGCACGCCGACCGAGTCCAGGCGCTCGATGCCGGTGGCGTCGACCGATTCGATCGATTCGGGCGTGTCGAGCAGCGCGTCGGCGATCTGGCCGGCGTGGTCGAGGGTCCAGCGGCCGGACAAGCGCAGGCGCGACGGCGCCTGTCCGTCGGTGGCGATCTGCGGCGGGTGCGCGGTCGGTTCGGTCATCGAGCGGCTCTGGGCCTTGC
It includes:
- a CDS encoding alpha-ketoglutarate-dependent dioxygenase AlkB family protein, yielding MVLSPVPLPDAELRFDPHWLGPVEADALLEGLQAQVPWSVHRIRIFGRDVDSPRLSCWIGDPQAHYRYSGADFAPHPWPAPLQPIRERLQETLGVRFNSVLANQYRDGRDAMGWHSDDEPELGPEPVIASISLGATRRFALKHRRQPERALALELPHGSLLVMSGATQRNYRHALPRTTRPLGVRINLTFRRILSR
- a CDS encoding ABC-type transport auxiliary lipoprotein family protein, with translation MMRARHLLAAGLAIVLAGCSILSDKPKSTSTIYAPDPRVQADANWPRVDWQLVLAPPNAARIVDSLRIAVRPTPGELQVYRGAQWARTPSDMLQDTLLRTLEDSGRIAGVARQGSGMAGDFRLVLDIRRFEADYAQAAIPSATIEVSAKLLNVSDQRVAASRVFVQAQPAATTAVPDVAHAFEQSLQNIGHDIAGWTLTSGESYRRNRPPAQG
- a CDS encoding MlaD family protein: METRANYVLIGAFTILVTLLLLLFALWAAKYSSEKEWRTYAVLFNEPVTGLTEGSSVQYNGISVGTVQRLSLAPDDPRRVIALLRLQANAPVKTDTRAKLSIQGITGSPFIQLTGGSPGSPMLASVDHREVPVIQTEASALQNIADTANRLVARLDQVLSDENVKRVSNTLANVEAMTGSIADQREDLRTLIVSARKSSEQLSATLDTTNRAVESVDRELVAKLPGLIAKLDSTLTRLDSAANNANGVLSENRAAIHSFANDGLAQLGPTLTELRSLVRDLRRISDRLDGNPTRYLLGRDAPKEFEPE
- a CDS encoding ABC transporter ATP-binding protein, giving the protein MRPDVDEATPIVRVRGLVNRFGEQVVHDDLDLDVRPGEILGIVGGSGTGKSVLMRAILGLRKPEAGEIEVLGMDALSDDPLQRRAIERNTGVLFQDGALFSSLTVGENVQVPLKEYHGDLPDSLRYELALLKVKLAGLPADALNKLPSQLSGGMRKRAGLARALALDPPLLFLDEPTAGLDPIGAAAFDRLIRTLQEALGLTVFLITHDLDTLYAICDRVAVLADRKVIVCAPLAEVERFDHPWVQDYFHGPRARAARNTRESAS
- a CDS encoding ABC transporter permease; translation: MTEPTAHPPQIATDGQAPSRLRLSGRWTLDHAGQIADALLDTPESIESVDATGIERLDSVGVLQLLRFARRHGIDLDAFTFHASHQALVSAIEDVADDRPRRKREYGVSAALERLGRAVHNNWKEALALVGFLGEAQMKLLRMFKEPQRFRPTATVHHMEQVGLDAVPLVALLCFLVGAVVAFLGANILRDFGAQIFVVELVSISFLREFAVLLTAIVLAGRTASAFTAQIGAMKSREEIDAIRTLGMDPIDLLVIPRMLALLVMLPLLTFVAMIFGLLGGLTVGAYSLDIPPQQYLARMHETIELRHFLVGLAKAPVFALLISLIGCLEGLQVEGTAQSVGERTTSSVVQSISMVIVLDAFFAIWFMEMNV